In Leisingera sp. NJS204, the following are encoded in one genomic region:
- a CDS encoding GNAT family N-acetyltransferase yields the protein MTIRVETMTGAALEAALDDVAHLRIKVFRAWPYLYDGDLAYEREYLQSYRDSTRAVVAGAFDGETLVGASTGAPLSDHADDFAAAFEGTGIDLTSVFYCAESVLLPEYRGHGAGHGFFDARESHARKHGFSKTAFCSVQRPADHPLRPADYAPLDPFWRKRGYMPLTGATAHFSWKDVDQAGETSKPLQFWIRDL from the coding sequence ATGACGATCCGGGTTGAGACGATGACCGGCGCGGCGCTGGAGGCCGCGCTGGACGATGTGGCACACCTGCGCATCAAAGTCTTCCGCGCCTGGCCATACCTGTACGATGGCGACTTGGCGTATGAGCGGGAATACCTGCAAAGCTACCGTGACAGCACCCGCGCCGTGGTGGCCGGAGCCTTTGACGGTGAAACCCTGGTCGGGGCCTCCACCGGCGCACCGCTGAGCGATCATGCGGATGATTTCGCGGCGGCGTTCGAGGGCACCGGCATTGACCTGACCAGCGTCTTCTACTGCGCCGAATCCGTGCTGCTGCCGGAATACCGCGGCCATGGCGCCGGCCACGGTTTCTTTGATGCGCGCGAATCCCATGCCCGCAAGCATGGGTTCAGCAAGACCGCCTTTTGCAGCGTGCAGCGCCCGGCGGACCACCCGTTGCGGCCTGCGGACTACGCGCCGCTCGATCCATTCTGGCGTAAGCGTGGCTACATGCCGTTGACGGGCGCCACCGCGCATTTTTCCTGGAAGGATGTGGATCAGGCCGGGGAAACCAGCAAGCCGCTGCAGTTCTGGATCCGGGATCTGTAA
- a CDS encoding GNAT family N-acetyltransferase, with translation MQNKRGISQVFAAPAAPLEIRRATVFDVFAMSRVLIASIRDLCQADHGSDAARIADWTANKTPEQVRGWIAGPGCYWLAEHGGEAAAVGGLSPDGSISLLYVAPAAAGRGTGAVMLAYLEAELLQSGHAEGSLDATRTALDFYRRHGWQTAGKTGGCCGTPCIAMRKSLR, from the coding sequence ATGCAGAACAAGCGTGGCATTTCCCAGGTTTTCGCCGCCCCGGCGGCACCACTGGAAATCCGCCGCGCCACGGTTTTCGACGTCTTTGCCATGAGCCGGGTGCTCATCGCCTCGATCCGCGATCTGTGTCAGGCGGACCACGGCAGTGATGCCGCCCGGATCGCGGACTGGACCGCCAACAAGACGCCGGAGCAGGTCCGCGGCTGGATCGCCGGACCCGGGTGCTACTGGCTGGCCGAGCATGGCGGCGAGGCCGCTGCCGTGGGCGGGCTGTCTCCGGACGGCTCCATCTCCCTGCTGTATGTTGCCCCAGCCGCAGCCGGCCGGGGCACTGGCGCCGTCATGCTGGCGTATCTGGAGGCGGAGCTGCTGCAGAGCGGCCATGCCGAGGGCAGCCTTGACGCCACCCGGACAGCACTGGACTTCTATCGCAGGCACGGCTGGCAGACGGCAGGAAAGACTGGCGGATGCTGCGGCACACCCTGCATTGCAATGCGCAAATCCTTACGCTGA
- a CDS encoding arsenate-mycothiol transferase ArsC produces the protein MEELPQSILFCCDHNSVRSPMAEGIMKKFFGTGTYVQSAGVKNDMEIDGFAISVCQEIDVELSRHRSRSFDEMERWGDDLSSFDLVVALSPASQRRALELTRFFHLDVEYWPIMDPTGLGETRAAKLDVYRQSRDQIIQHLKSRWGEPTERT, from the coding sequence GTGGAGGAGCTGCCGCAGTCCATTCTGTTCTGTTGCGACCACAATTCGGTCCGCTCTCCAATGGCGGAGGGCATCATGAAGAAATTCTTTGGCACCGGCACCTATGTGCAGTCCGCCGGTGTCAAGAACGACATGGAGATCGACGGTTTCGCCATCTCTGTCTGCCAGGAAATCGATGTCGAGCTGTCGCGCCACCGGTCGCGCTCGTTTGACGAGATGGAACGCTGGGGCGATGACCTGTCGTCCTTCGATCTGGTGGTGGCGCTGTCGCCGGCCAGCCAGCGCCGGGCGCTGGAACTTACCCGTTTTTTTCACCTCGATGTCGAATATTGGCCGATTATGGACCCTACCGGGCTCGGCGAGACACGCGCAGCCAAGCTAGATGTCTACCGGCAATCACGGGACCAAATCATCCAGCACTTGAAGAGCCGCTGGGGTGAACCGACGGAGAGAACATGA
- the hisD gene encoding histidinol dehydrogenase — MPQFLNTADAGFEQSFTALLGAKREDSPDVDAVVAGIIADVRDRGDAALVELTAKFDRMELEPAQLRITGAEVEAAIATVSAEERQALELAADRIRAYHMRQMPEDAQWTDEAGATLGWRWSAVSAAGLYVPGGLASYPSSVLMNAIPAKVAGVQRLAVTVPTPDGQINPLVLLAAKIAEVDEIYRVGGAQAVAALAYGTETIAPVDKITGPGNAFVAAAKRRVFGKVGIDMIAGPSEILVIADKDNNPDWIALDLMSQSEHDESAQSILITDDEGFGLAVAAAVDKRLETLERRAIAGPSWRDFGAVITVRDLDEAAALSNRIAPEHLELCVADPVALSEKTIHAGAIFLGQYTPEAIGDYVGGPNHVLPTARSARFSSGLSVLDFLKRTTLSQMTSDALRAIGPAAEILAHSESLQAHSLSVTARLDALNK, encoded by the coding sequence ATGCCGCAGTTTCTGAACACCGCTGATGCCGGTTTTGAGCAGTCCTTCACCGCCCTTCTGGGCGCTAAGCGCGAGGATAGCCCGGATGTGGATGCTGTCGTGGCGGGGATCATCGCTGACGTGCGCGACCGCGGTGATGCGGCACTGGTGGAGCTGACGGCGAAGTTTGACCGGATGGAGCTGGAGCCTGCGCAACTGCGGATTACTGGTGCAGAGGTGGAGGCGGCCATCGCCACGGTTTCTGCTGAAGAGCGTCAGGCGCTGGAACTGGCGGCCGACCGCATCCGCGCCTATCACATGCGCCAGATGCCGGAAGATGCGCAGTGGACGGACGAGGCCGGCGCAACGCTGGGCTGGCGCTGGTCGGCAGTCTCGGCGGCTGGGCTTTATGTTCCGGGCGGGCTGGCCTCTTATCCCTCTTCGGTGCTGATGAACGCGATCCCGGCCAAAGTTGCAGGCGTGCAGCGGCTGGCGGTCACGGTTCCAACCCCGGACGGCCAGATCAACCCGCTGGTGCTGCTGGCAGCAAAGATTGCAGAGGTGGATGAAATCTACCGGGTCGGCGGGGCACAGGCGGTGGCGGCGCTGGCCTATGGCACTGAAACTATCGCCCCGGTCGATAAGATAACCGGCCCGGGCAATGCCTTTGTTGCAGCCGCCAAGCGGCGGGTGTTTGGCAAGGTCGGCATCGACATGATCGCCGGGCCGTCTGAAATCCTGGTGATTGCGGATAAGGACAATAATCCCGACTGGATCGCACTGGATCTGATGAGCCAATCCGAACATGACGAAAGCGCCCAGTCGATTCTGATCACCGATGACGAAGGATTTGGCCTGGCTGTGGCAGCGGCGGTGGATAAGCGTCTGGAAACGCTGGAACGCCGCGCAATTGCCGGCCCCTCCTGGCGGGATTTTGGTGCGGTGATAACAGTGCGGGACCTGGATGAGGCGGCGGCGCTGTCCAACCGCATTGCACCGGAGCATCTGGAGTTGTGTGTCGCCGATCCGGTAGCCTTGAGCGAGAAAACCATCCATGCAGGCGCCATCTTCCTGGGTCAATACACGCCCGAAGCCATTGGCGACTATGTCGGCGGCCCGAACCATGTGCTGCCGACGGCGCGTTCAGCCCGGTTTTCCTCCGGATTGTCAGTTCTGGATTTTCTCAAGCGCACGACCCTTAGCCAGATGACATCGGACGCGCTGCGGGCAATTGGCCCGGCGGCAGAAATTCTGGCTCACAGTGAAAGCCTGCAGGCGCACAGTCTTTCCGTCACCGCCCGGCTGGATGCGCTGAACAAGTAA
- a CDS encoding SDR family oxidoreductase — MTGLDQFSLKGQRALVTGSTDGLGFAAARLLSEAGAEVWVNGRNKERVAAALSRMPGKARALVLDVADEGSATPAFEGIAGEGGLDILVNNVGQRDRRNLMDFTRSDLQALWDVDLIAPFRLAQLAAAQMAPKGYGRIINISSIAGLIAQSGDAAYTTAKAGINGMTKALAAELGPKGITVNAIAPGFFKTSPNMSAAADPEIAAKLKNATSLGRWGEPEELAPAILFLASPAASYITGQVLAVDGGYTAHY, encoded by the coding sequence ATGACAGGGCTTGATCAGTTTTCCCTCAAAGGCCAGCGCGCGCTGGTGACCGGCTCCACGGACGGGCTGGGGTTTGCCGCTGCCCGCCTTCTGTCTGAAGCCGGAGCCGAGGTTTGGGTGAACGGACGCAATAAAGAAAGGGTGGCGGCGGCCTTGAGCCGGATGCCGGGAAAGGCCCGCGCATTGGTTCTGGATGTGGCTGATGAGGGATCTGCAACCCCGGCATTCGAAGGCATCGCTGGTGAAGGCGGTCTCGATATTCTGGTCAATAACGTGGGCCAGCGAGACCGGCGCAACCTCATGGACTTCACGCGATCCGATCTGCAAGCGCTATGGGATGTTGATCTGATCGCCCCGTTCCGTCTTGCGCAATTGGCCGCCGCCCAAATGGCACCAAAGGGGTATGGCCGCATCATCAACATATCCTCGATTGCCGGACTCATCGCCCAATCCGGGGATGCGGCCTACACAACAGCCAAAGCCGGCATCAACGGCATGACCAAGGCACTGGCGGCGGAGCTTGGCCCCAAAGGCATCACAGTGAATGCCATTGCCCCGGGTTTCTTCAAAACCAGCCCCAACATGTCCGCGGCCGCTGACCCGGAAATTGCAGCGAAATTGAAAAATGCCACCTCGCTCGGCCGCTGGGGCGAGCCTGAGGAGCTGGCGCCCGCCATCCTGTTCCTCGCCTCCCCTGCCGCGTCCTACATCACCGGGCAGGTGCTGGCTGTGGATGGCGGCTATACCGCGCACTATTGA
- a CDS encoding UPF0262 family protein encodes MSRISHIELDDRNLPPPTPEIEQERKVAIYDLIEDNSFALPSREGRDLPAGPYHLGLAIRDKRLVFDIITEEGEKAAEFHLSLSPFRQVVKDYYQICESYFSAVKTMPPSQIETIDMARRGIHNEGSRVLQERLEGKAEVDTDTARRLFTLICVLHFGG; translated from the coding sequence ATGAGCCGCATCAGCCATATCGAATTGGACGACCGCAACCTGCCGCCTCCGACGCCTGAAATTGAGCAGGAGCGGAAAGTTGCGATTTACGACCTGATCGAGGACAACAGTTTTGCGCTGCCGTCCCGCGAAGGACGCGACCTGCCCGCCGGCCCTTATCATTTAGGGCTGGCGATCCGCGACAAGCGCCTGGTCTTTGACATTATCACGGAAGAGGGTGAGAAAGCAGCAGAGTTCCACCTGTCGTTGTCGCCGTTCCGTCAGGTGGTCAAGGACTACTATCAAATCTGTGAAAGCTACTTCAGCGCGGTGAAAACCATGCCGCCCAGTCAGATCGAGACCATCGACATGGCGCGGCGCGGCATCCACAACGAAGGCAGCCGGGTTCTGCAGGAACGGCTGGAAGGCAAGGCCGAAGTCGACACCGACACCGCCAGGCGCCTGTTCACCTTGATCTGCGTCTTGCATTTCGGAGGCTGA
- a CDS encoding ketosteroid isomerase-related protein — protein sequence MTDTIARYFAAFNAADTDAMLDCLDNQIAHHVNEGKIRVGKDKFAEFCAHMSRCYKEELTGMVIFSNGDGTRAAAEFIVNGTYLVTDEGLPEAKGQTYRLPGGSFFELKDGKISRVTTYYNLADWIAQVSAG from the coding sequence ATGACCGATACCATCGCGCGCTATTTCGCAGCCTTCAACGCCGCCGACACCGACGCCATGCTGGACTGCCTGGACAACCAGATTGCCCATCATGTGAACGAGGGCAAAATCCGGGTAGGCAAAGATAAATTCGCGGAATTCTGCGCCCACATGAGCCGCTGCTATAAGGAAGAGCTGACCGGTATGGTGATCTTTTCCAATGGCGACGGCACCCGTGCAGCGGCAGAGTTCATCGTCAACGGCACCTATCTGGTGACGGACGAGGGCCTGCCGGAAGCCAAGGGCCAGACCTACCGCCTGCCAGGCGGCTCGTTCTTTGAACTGAAAGACGGCAAGATTTCCCGCGTCACCACCTATTACAACCTGGCGGACTGGATCGCCCAGGTCTCCGCCGGATGA
- a CDS encoding DUF2948 family protein, giving the protein MADASFEDGREAPLNLGALEEEDLKVLSSLVQDAVFPVTEMSWRASERRFALLVNRFRWEDREAAESRGRAFERVQSLLVVDNVLGVSSQGVDRKDKDLILSLLAVTFEPGEDGAGHVLLTLAGDGALRLPVEALEVSLRDVTRPYRAPSGQAPDHGS; this is encoded by the coding sequence ATGGCGGATGCAAGCTTTGAAGACGGCCGCGAGGCGCCTCTGAATCTGGGCGCACTGGAGGAGGAGGATCTCAAGGTCCTGTCCTCATTGGTGCAGGATGCGGTGTTTCCGGTCACCGAAATGAGCTGGCGCGCTTCCGAACGCCGCTTTGCACTGCTGGTGAACCGTTTCCGCTGGGAGGACCGCGAGGCTGCGGAAAGCCGTGGCAGGGCTTTTGAGCGGGTGCAGTCGCTGCTGGTGGTGGACAATGTCCTGGGCGTTTCCTCACAAGGCGTGGACCGCAAGGATAAGGATCTGATTCTGTCGCTGCTTGCCGTCACTTTCGAGCCCGGAGAGGACGGCGCAGGCCATGTGCTGCTGACCCTGGCTGGCGACGGTGCTCTGCGCCTGCCAGTGGAGGCGCTGGAGGTGTCCCTGCGTGATGTCACCCGCCCCTACCGGGCACCTTCTGGCCAGGCCCCGGACCACGGCAGCTGA